Proteins from a genomic interval of Hydrogenophaga sp. PAMC20947:
- a CDS encoding imelysin family protein produces the protein MKHPAAIFLTTFSLTLLSPLGWAQGALVPPATTPTAAEAAAQPMPYYSAEQALQGVYAHQLPAQAQAFEQASDQLLSRTNAHCSGQATLTELRLQWQQTLVSWQALSSPELGPLVTRRSQREIDFWPTRERLLRQALAKAPQTLADMERVGTPAKGFPAFEQLLATASEPALAPATCHYAGLVAQGIAAEARSLDHEVTALVEKDWSESPEDAGSAFAEWINQWLGGLERLQWAHIEKPIQTHRTTGAPSSEPVAFPRLSREANLADWRAQWQSLLTMARLRPGQYAAPPLPGKALVPIEALLIGKGLGPLAQRWAQAIDRTSADLAALTPQAGETELLAMTQRMKAVTLLYQNEVAAALDVPLGFSSADGD, from the coding sequence GTGAAGCACCCTGCCGCCATCTTCCTCACCACTTTCTCCCTCACCCTGCTGTCACCACTGGGCTGGGCACAAGGGGCGTTGGTCCCGCCTGCCACCACGCCCACGGCCGCCGAGGCCGCCGCCCAGCCCATGCCTTATTACAGTGCTGAGCAAGCGCTTCAAGGCGTCTACGCCCACCAGTTGCCTGCGCAGGCACAGGCCTTCGAGCAGGCGTCGGATCAACTGCTGAGCCGCACCAACGCGCATTGCAGCGGACAGGCCACACTGACCGAACTGCGTTTGCAGTGGCAGCAGACACTGGTGAGCTGGCAAGCCTTGTCCAGCCCCGAGCTCGGGCCCTTGGTCACGCGCCGCTCACAGCGCGAAATCGATTTTTGGCCCACGCGAGAGCGACTTTTGCGACAAGCCCTGGCCAAGGCACCCCAGACGCTGGCCGACATGGAGCGCGTGGGCACACCCGCCAAGGGTTTTCCGGCCTTTGAACAATTGCTGGCCACCGCCTCTGAGCCAGCCCTGGCACCCGCCACCTGTCACTACGCTGGCCTGGTTGCCCAGGGCATCGCTGCCGAAGCCCGCTCACTGGACCACGAGGTGACCGCACTGGTCGAAAAGGACTGGAGCGAGTCGCCAGAAGACGCGGGCAGCGCATTTGCCGAATGGATCAACCAGTGGTTGGGCGGGCTTGAGCGGCTGCAGTGGGCGCACATCGAAAAACCCATTCAGACCCACCGCACCACCGGAGCGCCGAGCAGCGAACCCGTGGCCTTTCCCCGCCTCTCGCGTGAGGCCAATCTCGCCGACTGGCGCGCGCAATGGCAGAGCCTGCTGACCATGGCGCGTCTGCGACCCGGCCAGTACGCTGCGCCGCCATTGCCAGGCAAAGCGCTCGTGCCCATTGAGGCGCTGCTGATTGGCAAGGGGCTGGGGCCGCTGGCCCAGCGCTGGGCACAGGCGATTGACCGCACCAGCGCCGACCTCGCTGCGCTCACGCCACAGGCCGGCGAAACCGAGCTGCTGGCCATGACCCAGCGCATGAAAGCCGTGACTCTGCTCTACCAAAACGAAGTGGCGGCAGCACTCGATGTGCCGCTCGGGTTTTCATCGGCCGATGGCGACTGA
- a CDS encoding di-heme oxidoredictase family protein gives MTLLPKATRFAPAMGAAAVVAAVLALHGQAGAEADPDPLGEKVGGSGTVYATGRNAFSFPLADLSDPERTRFVIGNSFFKRNWVEAPASTTARDGLGPHFIARSCAACHTMDGRGSPPDWPKTLGTEPENTVALLVRLSIPGQASAHAGVVPEPTYGDQFNNAAVQGVKPEGRVEIRSETSRGRFADGTPYTLQKPLYTLTDLAYGPMAKDVMISPRIAPQMIGMGLLEAIPESEILANARDQAASTGPIKGQPNRVWDVFAQKELVGRFGWKANVGSVAHQSAGAFNGDMGITTSVFPGEACTPAQKDCLAAPHGGGKAKGGTGLIPAAQALTSPPEIDDETFAQVAFYTATLAPPARRHPREPQVLRGQALFAQAQCAACHRPGYTTGKALFPSLSTPRVSGQRIWPYTDLLLHDMGPELADGRPDFLASGSQWKTPPLWGIGLFKDVNDHQRLLHDGRANGVLEAVLWHGGEARLAKEHVLKFNAADRAALVKFVESL, from the coding sequence ATGACCCTTCTTCCCAAAGCCACGCGCTTTGCGCCAGCCATGGGGGCCGCTGCGGTTGTTGCAGCGGTACTCGCTTTGCACGGACAAGCCGGCGCTGAAGCCGACCCCGATCCTCTGGGGGAGAAGGTCGGAGGCAGTGGCACCGTCTACGCCACTGGCCGCAATGCTTTTTCGTTCCCGCTGGCCGACCTGAGCGACCCGGAACGCACACGCTTTGTGATCGGCAACTCCTTCTTCAAGCGCAACTGGGTGGAAGCCCCGGCATCCACCACCGCGCGCGACGGGCTGGGCCCTCATTTCATCGCGCGCTCCTGCGCGGCATGCCACACCATGGATGGGCGGGGCTCACCACCCGACTGGCCCAAGACCCTGGGCACCGAGCCCGAAAACACCGTGGCACTGCTGGTGCGCCTGTCGATTCCAGGCCAGGCCAGTGCCCACGCGGGCGTGGTGCCGGAACCCACCTACGGAGACCAGTTCAACAACGCCGCCGTGCAGGGCGTGAAGCCCGAAGGGCGGGTTGAAATTCGCAGCGAAACCTCGCGTGGTCGCTTCGCCGATGGCACGCCCTATACGCTGCAAAAACCCCTCTACACACTGACCGATCTGGCCTATGGCCCCATGGCCAAAGACGTGATGATCAGCCCGCGCATCGCACCGCAGATGATCGGCATGGGGTTGCTGGAAGCCATTCCTGAAAGCGAAATTCTGGCCAACGCACGGGACCAGGCGGCCAGTACTGGCCCCATCAAGGGCCAGCCCAACCGTGTATGGGACGTCTTTGCCCAAAAGGAACTGGTCGGGCGCTTCGGCTGGAAGGCCAACGTGGGCTCTGTGGCCCACCAATCGGCCGGCGCCTTCAATGGCGACATGGGCATCACCACCAGCGTCTTCCCTGGCGAAGCCTGCACACCAGCCCAGAAAGACTGCCTGGCTGCGCCCCACGGCGGCGGAAAAGCCAAGGGCGGCACGGGGCTTATTCCGGCCGCCCAGGCCTTGACCTCGCCGCCTGAAATAGACGACGAGACTTTCGCCCAGGTGGCGTTCTACACAGCCACCCTTGCGCCACCGGCCCGCCGCCATCCCAGAGAGCCCCAGGTGTTGCGTGGCCAGGCGCTGTTTGCTCAGGCGCAATGCGCCGCCTGCCACCGCCCCGGCTACACCACCGGTAAAGCCCTGTTCCCGAGCTTGAGCACCCCCCGCGTGAGCGGCCAGCGCATCTGGCCTTACACCGATCTTCTCTTGCACGACATGGGCCCTGAACTCGCCGACGGGCGCCCAGATTTTCTGGCCAGCGGCAGTCAATGGAAAACACCGCCGCTCTGGGGCATCGGCCTGTTCAAGGATGTCAACGACCACCAGCGTCTGCTGCACGATGGCCGCGCCAACGGCGTGCTCGAAGCGGTGTTGTGGCACGGTGGCGAAGCCCGGCTCGCGAAAGAGCACGTGCTGAAATTCAACGCCGCCGACCGCGCTGCGCTCGTGAAGTTTGTGGAGTCCCTGTGA
- a CDS encoding imelysin family protein, whose product MAAAPEQAAITAAAASPDAVARHYAALVFANYSDTLASAQDLQAAIAVFVKSPSEDGLKQARQAWRDAREFYGQTEAFRFYGGPIDDKNGPEGQINAWPLDEAYVDYVEGKPKAGLVNNLKIKITKAALIKANERGGEENISAGWHAIEFLLWGQDLSETGPGNRSFEDYVAGKGANAERRAQYLTVATALLVDDLTGVTQAWAPNAKNYRAQFEKGGKESVRKMIVGLGSLSRGELSGERMEVALNSQDQEDEHSCFSDNTHRDVVTNAKGIQNVWLGRYQQRDGKSLTGLGLRDLVAVKDTTLADKTTAQINASVTSAEAIPAPFDQAIAKGAPGRPAIEKTVASLVAQSKLLGESASAVGITKLTLVAP is encoded by the coding sequence ATGGCCGCAGCCCCTGAACAAGCGGCAATCACCGCCGCCGCCGCCAGCCCAGACGCCGTCGCCCGCCACTATGCCGCGCTGGTATTTGCCAACTACAGCGACACGCTGGCGTCCGCCCAAGACCTGCAGGCCGCAATCGCTGTGTTCGTCAAATCGCCCTCGGAAGACGGGCTGAAGCAGGCCCGTCAGGCCTGGCGCGATGCGCGCGAGTTCTACGGTCAGACCGAGGCATTCCGTTTTTACGGTGGCCCCATCGACGACAAAAATGGACCCGAAGGCCAGATCAATGCCTGGCCGCTGGACGAAGCCTATGTGGACTACGTGGAAGGCAAGCCCAAGGCGGGCCTGGTGAACAACCTCAAAATCAAAATCACCAAGGCGGCCTTGATCAAGGCCAACGAGCGCGGCGGCGAAGAAAACATCAGCGCCGGTTGGCACGCCATCGAATTCCTGCTGTGGGGTCAGGATCTGAGCGAAACCGGCCCAGGTAACCGCTCGTTTGAAGACTACGTCGCGGGCAAAGGCGCCAACGCCGAGCGCCGGGCCCAATACCTCACCGTCGCCACCGCCTTGCTCGTGGACGACCTCACCGGGGTCACCCAGGCCTGGGCACCCAACGCGAAGAACTACCGCGCCCAGTTTGAAAAAGGCGGCAAAGAATCGGTGCGCAAAATGATTGTGGGCCTGGGTTCCCTGTCCCGTGGTGAGCTCTCGGGCGAACGCATGGAAGTGGCGCTGAACTCGCAAGACCAGGAAGACGAGCACTCCTGCTTTTCCGACAACACCCACCGCGATGTGGTCACCAACGCCAAAGGCATTCAAAACGTCTGGCTGGGTCGGTACCAGCAGCGCGACGGCAAGTCCCTGACGGGCCTGGGTCTGCGCGATCTGGTCGCAGTCAAAGACACCACACTGGCGGACAAGACAACCGCCCAGATCAACGCCTCGGTGACCAGTGCAGAAGCGATTCCTGCCCCCTTTGATCAAGCCATTGCCAAAGGTGCACCCGGTCGCCCTGCGATCGAGAAGACCGTGGCCAGCCTGGTGGCGCAGTCCAAGCTGCTGGGCGAATCAGCGTCTGCGGTCGGCATCACCAAGCTGACACTGGTGGCGCCCTGA
- a CDS encoding 1-phosphofructokinase family hexose kinase yields the protein MPAPHLAETAAPRVLCLTMNPSVDLATETPRVLPTHKLRCSDAVHDAGGGGINVARVITRLGGTCDSVCPAGGPSGHWLEVRMAQDGLRYTTIPIAEETRVSFCVHEGETGEEFRFVMPGPRLAASEWQACLDHLTHMAVFPDYLVASGSLPPGVPDDFYARLAKLCRERGSKLVMDGSGPALAAALAEGVFLWKPNLKELTEFTGLALRTPVEWQAAAARCVARGQAEVVALTLGHLGALLVTREGIWSAPALAIEVASAVGAGDSFVGGMVWGLQSGLSLPDAFAWGVASGSAALMSVSTGLSRREDAQQLFPRVRLTQDPNPAAA from the coding sequence ATGCCCGCTCCACACCTTGCCGAAACGGCAGCGCCTCGCGTGTTGTGCCTCACCATGAACCCCTCGGTGGATCTGGCCACCGAGACGCCCCGTGTGTTGCCCACCCACAAATTGCGTTGCAGCGATGCGGTGCACGACGCCGGCGGTGGCGGGATCAACGTGGCCCGCGTGATCACACGCCTCGGGGGTACTTGCGACTCGGTCTGCCCGGCCGGAGGGCCTTCAGGCCACTGGCTGGAAGTGCGCATGGCCCAGGATGGTTTGCGTTACACCACCATTCCGATTGCCGAAGAGACCCGGGTGAGTTTTTGCGTTCACGAAGGAGAGACCGGGGAAGAGTTTCGCTTCGTGATGCCTGGGCCGCGCCTCGCGGCGTCAGAATGGCAGGCCTGCCTGGACCACCTGACCCACATGGCGGTTTTTCCCGATTACCTGGTGGCCAGTGGCAGCTTGCCGCCCGGCGTGCCCGACGATTTCTACGCACGGCTGGCCAAGCTGTGCCGGGAGCGGGGGTCAAAACTGGTGATGGATGGCTCCGGGCCAGCGCTCGCGGCCGCTCTGGCTGAAGGCGTTTTTCTCTGGAAACCCAACCTCAAGGAGCTGACCGAGTTCACTGGGCTGGCGCTGCGCACGCCAGTCGAATGGCAAGCCGCGGCCGCTCGGTGTGTGGCCCGGGGCCAGGCCGAGGTGGTGGCATTGACCCTGGGCCACCTGGGGGCCTTGCTGGTCACCCGGGAGGGTATTTGGAGCGCCCCGGCGCTGGCCATCGAAGTCGCCAGTGCGGTAGGGGCAGGCGACAGCTTTGTGGGCGGCATGGTCTGGGGACTGCAAAGCGGTTTGTCGCTGCCGGACGCGTTCGCCTGGGGGGTCGCATCCGGGTCGGCGGCCCTGATGTCGGTGAGCACAGGCCTGTCCCGACGAGAAGATGCTCAGCAGCTGTTTCCCCGGGTTCGGCTCACCCAAGACCCGAACCCAGCCGCGGCCTGA
- a CDS encoding mechanosensitive ion channel domain-containing protein: MNPDFSQLVVDFMGRTLFSIGTSVITVGGLTSAVVFVVVLWWVASLMERMVQRIVARRAATEPWKYAGMLMLSRLLRYVVWAVGTLIGLEYLGIDLSSIALLGSALAVGLGFGLQHVVSNFVSGVIILLERSLKVGDFVELESGVRGHVSEIAMRYTRITSNDALDVVVPNSEFINGRVVNWTLGDAYRRMHIPFGVAYGTPKEMVREAGIAAAKRIPGVMETDKKKSTVWLVAYGDNAMNYELVVWADRILTTRPGSAHADLMWALDDELHQRGIAIPFPQRDLHIRSGTLDVRVAASEGRSPWPSTAASTKERDRLQD; the protein is encoded by the coding sequence ATGAACCCCGATTTCAGCCAGCTTGTTGTGGACTTCATGGGGCGCACCCTTTTCTCGATCGGAACCAGCGTCATCACAGTGGGTGGTTTGACGAGTGCGGTGGTTTTTGTGGTGGTGCTCTGGTGGGTGGCGAGCCTGATGGAGCGCATGGTGCAGCGCATCGTGGCCCGACGCGCAGCGACCGAGCCCTGGAAATACGCCGGCATGCTGATGTTGAGCCGGCTTCTGCGCTATGTCGTCTGGGCGGTCGGTACCTTGATCGGCCTGGAGTACCTGGGCATCGATCTCTCCAGCATCGCGCTGCTGGGCAGTGCGCTGGCGGTTGGTCTGGGTTTTGGCCTTCAACATGTGGTGAGCAACTTTGTGTCGGGCGTCATCATTCTCCTCGAGCGCAGCCTGAAGGTGGGTGACTTCGTGGAGCTGGAGTCGGGTGTGCGCGGCCACGTGAGCGAAATCGCGATGCGCTACACCCGCATCACCAGCAACGATGCCCTCGACGTAGTCGTCCCCAATTCGGAGTTCATCAACGGGCGCGTGGTCAACTGGACTCTGGGTGATGCCTACCGCCGCATGCACATTCCGTTTGGCGTGGCCTACGGCACACCCAAGGAAATGGTGCGCGAAGCCGGCATTGCTGCCGCCAAGCGAATCCCCGGCGTGATGGAAACCGACAAGAAAAAAAGCACGGTCTGGCTGGTGGCCTACGGCGACAACGCCATGAACTACGAGTTGGTCGTGTGGGCCGACCGCATACTCACCACACGCCCCGGATCGGCCCATGCCGACCTCATGTGGGCTCTGGACGACGAGTTGCACCAGCGGGGCATCGCGATTCCCTTTCCCCAGCGCGACCTGCACATCCGCTCTGGCACCCTCGATGTGCGCGTGGCCGCGTCGGAAGGGCGCTCGCCATGGCCCTCAACAGCCGCATCGACGAAGGAACGCGACCGGCTGCAGGACTGA
- a CDS encoding NAD-binding protein — protein MITPGNRTRHGIFILLRRLRQPLVVLIGVYAVAVLGFTLIPGQAPDGQPWRMGFLHAFYFVSFLGTTIGLGEIPYPFTDPQRLWATASIYGTVVAWLYGIGALFGILQDPLFRRILHENGVERAVRRIREPFYLICGYDDTGSRVARELSEDGARMVVIDIMPQRVDTVEVDDLTFSVPALKGDASDPMSLVLAGLRSPHCAGVLALTGDDQVNTKIALTAHLLNPEVPVLSTARDHASHARMAAAGADHIINPYDQFAERVATSIRTPSLQVIYNALTLQHGTAMHARPDLPHGRWLLCGTGLFTRTLRRQLERLDIETVIVDPHLADEDIDAHNFHGDPTDPSVLREAGIEDANAIVAGTEIDVDNLAIALAARPLNKTLVIVARQTQQRNTQVFKASPAQLVMLNGHVAAAEVLRVIRAPQLATFLRKARDEDEAWAEQLLLRMRATFGDSVVESWSLDIMPAQARAVCTALKRGETVELQQLMVRPNGSQYLVRAIPLLLQRGKERILLPHLHTPLQEGDHLLCCGQERARATMRHNILGVGVPKGPEGKSLWVAPALPQKMLIERDPEDSEMGPLTQSG, from the coding sequence ATGATCACCCCCGGCAACCGCACCCGCCACGGCATCTTCATTCTGCTGCGCCGCCTGCGCCAGCCGCTGGTGGTGCTCATTGGCGTGTACGCCGTGGCCGTGCTGGGCTTCACCCTGATCCCAGGCCAGGCGCCCGACGGCCAACCGTGGCGCATGGGTTTTTTGCATGCGTTCTATTTCGTCAGCTTCCTGGGCACCACCATTGGCCTGGGCGAAATCCCTTACCCTTTCACCGACCCGCAACGCCTGTGGGCCACGGCTTCGATCTACGGCACGGTGGTGGCCTGGTTGTACGGCATTGGCGCCCTGTTCGGCATCTTGCAAGACCCGCTGTTTCGCCGCATCCTGCATGAGAACGGCGTGGAACGCGCAGTGCGCCGCATCCGCGAGCCGTTCTACCTGATCTGCGGCTACGACGACACCGGCAGCCGCGTGGCCCGCGAGCTCTCGGAAGACGGTGCGCGCATGGTGGTGATCGACATCATGCCCCAGCGCGTGGACACCGTGGAGGTGGACGACCTCACTTTCAGCGTGCCCGCGCTCAAAGGAGATGCCAGCGATCCCATGTCGCTGGTACTGGCCGGCCTCAGAAGTCCGCATTGCGCTGGCGTGCTCGCGCTGACGGGCGACGACCAAGTCAACACCAAGATCGCGCTCACAGCGCACCTGCTGAACCCGGAGGTGCCGGTGCTGTCGACCGCACGGGACCATGCCTCGCATGCCCGCATGGCCGCCGCTGGCGCGGACCACATCATCAATCCTTACGACCAGTTCGCCGAGCGGGTGGCCACCTCGATCCGCACGCCCAGCCTGCAGGTGATCTACAACGCGCTCACGCTGCAACACGGCACAGCCATGCATGCGCGGCCCGACCTGCCCCACGGACGCTGGCTGCTTTGCGGCACGGGCCTGTTCACCCGCACGCTTCGGCGCCAGCTCGAGCGGCTGGACATCGAAACAGTGATCGTTGACCCGCACCTGGCCGACGAAGACATCGACGCACACAACTTCCACGGCGACCCCACCGACCCCTCTGTCTTGCGAGAGGCCGGCATCGAAGACGCCAATGCGATCGTGGCGGGCACCGAAATAGACGTGGACAACCTGGCCATCGCCCTGGCCGCGCGCCCGCTCAACAAGACGCTGGTCATCGTGGCGCGTCAAACCCAGCAGCGCAACACCCAGGTGTTCAAGGCCAGCCCGGCCCAACTGGTGATGCTCAACGGTCACGTGGCAGCGGCTGAGGTGTTGCGCGTGATTCGAGCCCCCCAGCTGGCCACGTTTTTGCGCAAGGCACGGGACGAAGACGAAGCCTGGGCGGAGCAGCTGTTGCTGCGCATGCGCGCCACGTTTGGTGACTCGGTCGTGGAGTCATGGTCCCTGGACATCATGCCGGCGCAAGCGCGGGCGGTGTGCACCGCTTTGAAACGCGGTGAAACAGTAGAACTGCAGCAACTGATGGTGCGCCCCAATGGCAGCCAGTACCTGGTGCGCGCCATTCCTTTGCTGCTGCAGCGCGGCAAAGAGCGCATCTTGTTGCCCCATCTGCACACGCCGCTGCAAGAGGGCGATCATCTGCTGTGCTGCGGTCAGGAGCGCGCGCGCGCCACCATGCGACACAACATCCTTGGGGTGGGTGTGCCCAAGGGCCCGGAAGGCAAATCGCTGTGGGTGGCGCCGGCGCTGCCCCAGAAAATGCTCATCGAACGCGATCCCGAAGATTCGGAAATGGGGCCGCTGACCCAGTCAGGCTAG
- a CDS encoding DUF6394 family protein, with translation MSTERVLFAFVIVLALTLNVGFIAGDINDINHHNVYELFAALVVSLIATVMKFGDRSPLGSSMLATSLVADLQLIAAATAWGFYASGGAALTAHQGATVVSLSIGAAVANVVSVVLLIIEMANLRR, from the coding sequence ATGAGCACCGAACGCGTTCTGTTTGCCTTTGTCATCGTGCTGGCGCTGACGCTCAACGTCGGTTTCATCGCTGGCGACATCAACGACATCAACCACCACAACGTCTACGAACTCTTCGCCGCGCTGGTGGTCAGCCTGATCGCCACGGTGATGAAGTTCGGTGATCGCTCCCCTCTGGGCTCCAGCATGCTGGCCACCAGTCTGGTGGCCGATCTGCAGCTCATCGCCGCCGCCACCGCCTGGGGGTTTTACGCTTCTGGGGGCGCCGCCCTCACCGCCCACCAAGGCGCAACGGTGGTCTCGTTGTCCATCGGTGCTGCGGTGGCCAACGTGGTCTCGGTGGTGTTGCTCATCATCGAGATGGCCAACCTGCGCCGCTGA
- a CDS encoding MOSC domain-containing protein yields MQLLSVNTGLSRPLRVAGGRSVLSAIGKAPVAGPVAVVAMGLQGDDQADPSVHGGLDKAVYAYPTEHLAFWAQERCEHRVSLFDAPLPFGFMGENLSISGLLEAEVWIGDTLHFPDCALRVTAPREPCFKFTAIMGFSQAGKRMMQQGCPGFYLSVAQTGHIQAGQAFTLEPGQRGLTVSEAFQAKRIKHLR; encoded by the coding sequence ATGCAACTGCTGAGCGTCAACACCGGCCTGTCCAGGCCTTTGCGCGTGGCCGGTGGGCGCAGTGTGCTGTCGGCCATCGGCAAGGCCCCGGTGGCGGGTCCTGTGGCTGTCGTGGCGATGGGTTTGCAGGGGGACGATCAGGCCGATCCCAGCGTTCACGGCGGTCTGGACAAGGCGGTCTATGCCTACCCGACCGAGCACCTGGCTTTCTGGGCGCAAGAGCGGTGCGAACACCGTGTGAGCCTGTTCGACGCCCCCCTGCCGTTCGGCTTCATGGGCGAAAACCTGAGCATTTCCGGCCTGCTGGAGGCGGAGGTCTGGATCGGCGATACCCTGCACTTTCCCGACTGCGCCCTGCGTGTGACAGCGCCGCGTGAGCCTTGCTTCAAATTCACCGCCATCATGGGTTTCTCCCAGGCTGGCAAACGCATGATGCAGCAAGGCTGCCCCGGCTTTTACCTGTCGGTGGCGCAAACAGGCCACATCCAGGCGGGTCAGGCGTTCACACTGGAGCCCGGTCAACGCGGGCTGACGGTGAGCGAAGCCTTTCAGGCCAAGCGCATCAAGCACCTGCGTTGA
- a CDS encoding aminopeptidase P N-terminal domain-containing protein — translation MDNTNPHTIYAQRRARLAAQLGAGGIAIVPTAPEQPRNRDSDFLFRHDSYFYYLTGFTEPNAWLVLTAEGESTLFCNPKDAEREVWDGLRLGPEAAPDTLGVSAAVSSADLDSRLPKLLENRSAVWYPFATHKTLAGRVNDWLDPVRARVRFGAVCPEQQRDLCGPLDEMRLIKDAHEQDVMRRAAQISARAHIRAMQRSAAMLRAGQDVREYHLDAELLHEFRQQGSQYPAYGSIVAAGANACILHYRADAAPIRDGELVLIDAGCELDGYASDITRTFPANGRFTGPQRTLYDLVLASQEAAVAATRAGARFTDPHDATVAVLAQGLLDVGLLDKNKVGTAQDVIANRSYFPFYMHRTGHWLGMDVHDCGSYVEPGELGQVKERKDALSGEVIKDRPSRILRAGMVLTIEPGLYVRPAEGVPEPFWNIGIRIEDDAIVTDTGCELISRGVPVTADEIEALMRG, via the coding sequence ATGGACAACACCAACCCACACACGATTTACGCCCAACGCCGAGCACGCCTGGCTGCCCAATTGGGCGCCGGTGGCATCGCCATCGTGCCCACGGCGCCCGAACAGCCGCGCAACCGCGACAGCGATTTCCTGTTTCGCCACGATTCCTATTTTTATTACCTCACCGGCTTCACCGAGCCCAACGCCTGGCTGGTGTTGACCGCCGAGGGCGAGAGCACGCTGTTTTGCAACCCCAAAGACGCCGAGCGCGAAGTGTGGGATGGCCTGCGCCTGGGCCCTGAAGCCGCGCCCGACACGTTGGGCGTGAGCGCTGCCGTGTCCAGCGCAGACCTCGACTCCCGCCTGCCCAAGCTGCTGGAGAACCGCAGCGCGGTCTGGTACCCCTTCGCCACCCACAAGACCCTGGCCGGCCGGGTCAACGACTGGCTGGACCCGGTGCGCGCGCGGGTGCGCTTCGGTGCCGTGTGTCCCGAACAACAGCGCGATCTCTGCGGGCCGCTCGACGAAATGCGGCTCATCAAAGACGCCCACGAGCAGGATGTGATGCGCCGTGCAGCGCAGATCAGTGCGCGGGCCCACATCCGTGCCATGCAGCGCAGCGCGGCCATGTTGCGGGCGGGGCAGGATGTGCGCGAATACCACCTGGACGCCGAACTGCTGCACGAATTCCGGCAGCAGGGCTCGCAGTACCCCGCCTACGGCAGCATCGTGGCGGCCGGGGCAAACGCCTGCATCCTGCATTACCGCGCCGATGCCGCACCGATCCGCGACGGCGAGCTGGTGCTGATCGACGCCGGCTGCGAGCTGGACGGCTACGCCAGCGACATCACGCGCACGTTCCCCGCCAACGGTCGGTTCACCGGCCCACAACGCACGCTGTACGACCTGGTGCTGGCGTCACAAGAGGCCGCCGTGGCAGCGACCCGAGCCGGCGCACGCTTCACCGATCCACACGATGCCACGGTGGCCGTGCTGGCCCAGGGTCTGCTGGATGTCGGCCTGCTGGACAAAAACAAGGTCGGAACCGCGCAGGACGTGATCGCCAACCGCAGCTACTTCCCGTTCTACATGCACCGCACCGGCCACTGGCTGGGCATGGACGTGCACGACTGCGGCAGCTATGTCGAACCCGGTGAACTGGGCCAGGTGAAGGAGCGCAAGGATGCGCTGTCAGGCGAAGTCATCAAGGACCGGCCCAGCCGCATCCTGCGGGCGGGTATGGTGCTGACCATCGAGCCGGGCCTGTATGTGCGCCCCGCCGAGGGTGTGCCGGAGCCGTTCTGGAACATCGGTATCCGCATCGAGGACGACGCCATCGTCACCGACACGGGCTGTGAGCTGATCAGCCGTGGTGTGCCGGTGACAGCGGACGAGATCGAAGCGCTGATGCGCGGTTGA
- a CDS encoding nucleotidyltransferase family protein translates to MVLAAGRGMRMRPLTDVCPKPLLEVKGLPLMQWPMEALHKAGCARLVVNTAWLGEKIEARFASWSDQHPGAHIAYSHEGVDFGYALETAGGISRALPLLDDVFWVLAGDVYVPDFVFSQDNVDRFRASDHLAHLWLVPNPAHNPQGDFGLSAEGKALNQAEERFTFSTIALYRRALFEQPWCHTRPGNPQGSAAALAPLLRAAMDAGLVSAELYTGAWTDVGTPERLAELNQARHA, encoded by the coding sequence ATGGTGCTGGCGGCTGGACGCGGCATGCGCATGCGCCCACTGACCGACGTGTGCCCCAAGCCTTTGCTGGAAGTCAAAGGCCTGCCATTGATGCAGTGGCCCATGGAGGCCCTGCACAAGGCCGGATGTGCCCGGCTGGTGGTGAACACGGCCTGGCTGGGTGAAAAGATTGAGGCACGATTCGCGTCGTGGTCAGACCAGCACCCCGGCGCGCACATCGCGTACTCCCATGAAGGTGTCGACTTTGGCTACGCGCTGGAAACCGCTGGCGGTATTTCCCGCGCGCTGCCGCTGCTCGACGATGTCTTCTGGGTGCTCGCAGGCGACGTCTACGTGCCAGACTTTGTTTTCAGCCAGGACAACGTTGACCGGTTTCGGGCCAGTGATCACCTTGCCCACCTGTGGCTGGTGCCGAATCCGGCGCACAACCCCCAAGGGGATTTTGGTCTGAGCGCCGAAGGCAAGGCACTCAACCAGGCCGAAGAGCGCTTCACCTTCAGCACCATCGCCCTGTACCGGCGCGCACTGTTTGAGCAGCCGTGGTGCCACACGCGGCCCGGCAACCCACAGGGCAGCGCGGCGGCCCTGGCGCCCTTGTTGCGCGCAGCGATGGACGCCGGCCTCGTCAGCGCCGAGCTCTACACCGGGGCCTGGACCGATGTGGGTACCCCGGAACGCCTTGCCGAGCTGAACCAGGCCCGACACGCCTGA